Below is a genomic region from Pseudomonas extremaustralis.
CGGTCCGAATAGTACGCCTGGCCTTCGCTGGCATATGCGCCGGTCGCCGGTGTGCTGCGTGGGCCGAGGGTGCCACTTTTAAACCCGCGCACCGTGCCTTCGCCGCCCGCCGTATAGCTTTCATAGAAGGGCAAGCCGTCCGTGGAGCCATAGCCATTGCCGTAACCGAGCTTGGTGTGCAGGCGCAGGGCCGTGTCGTTGCTGATCGGCAGGAAGGTTTGCCCGGTGTAGTCGATCTTGTAGAAGCTCAGGTCACTGCCGGGCACCGTCACCATCAGGTTGAGGTTTTGCGAATGCCCACGCGTTGCCAGTACACCTTTGTTCAGGGTCGATTCCGACCAGCCTGCGTTAGCCTTGAAGTTGGTGAACTCCTTGCCTTCGCGCTCGATGAAGTTGTAGATCTCGTCGGCGCTGTAGGTGCCCGGTTCGATGCTGTCGTGCTGCGCGGTGAGGCCGAAGGTCAGGCGCGAGGTCTCATTGATCGGGTAGCCGAAGGTGGTGCCCAGGCCAAAACTGTTGATGGCGTAATAGGACACGCCGTCATCGTAGTATTTGTTGTAGTCGGTCTTGCTGTAGAACGCGTTGTAACCCAGGCTCACGCCGTCGGTGGTGAAGTAGGGGTCGGTGAAACCGATGTTGTACTTGCTCTGGTAGGACGAACGGGTCAGCCCCAGGCTGGCGTAGTTACCGGTGCCGAGAAAGTTGTTCTGGGTAATCGAGCCGCCAAGGATCAGGCCTGAGCTCTGGGCGAAGCCGATGCTGGCGGTGATCGAGCCCGAGGCCTGCTCTTCCACGGCGTAGTTCACGTCCAGTTGGTCATCCAGCCCGGCCACCGCTGGGGTCTCGACGTTGACCTCCTTGAAGAACCCCAGGCGCTCCAGGCGCACCTTGGATTGGTCGATCAGGTAGGTCGACGCCCAGCCGCCCTCCATCTGGCGCATTTCACGACGCAGCACGTGGTCGGCGGTCTTGGTGTTGCCGCGGAAGTTGATGCGATTGACGTAAGCGCGCTTGCCGGGGTCGACGCTGAAGATGATCTCGACCGTGTGGTCGTCGTCATGCACCTGGGGCGTGCCGTTGACGTTGGCGAACGTATAGCCTTCGTTGCCCAGGCGACGGGTGATCAGCTCCGAGGTGGTGGTCATCAGTTTACGCGAAAACACCTGGCCCTTTTGCACCAGCAAGAGGGACTGCAGCTGGTCCTGGGGGACTTTCAGCTCGCCACTCAACTTGACGTCGCGCACCGTGTATTTCTGGCCTTCCTGGATGTTCACGGTGATGTAGACGTGTTTTTTGTCCGGGGTCATGGAGACCTGGGTCGAGGTGATATCCATGTTGATATAACCACGGTCCAGGTAATAGGAGCGCAGCCGTTCGAGGTCGCCGGAGAGTTTCTCCCGTGCGTATTTATCGTCGTTCTTGAAAAAAGACAGCCAGTTGCTGGTCTTGAGTGTGAATTGGTCGATCAAGGCGTCGTCGGGGAACACCGTATTGCCCACCACGTTGATGTGCTGGATCGACGCCACTTGGCCTTCATCGATCTTGATCTTCACACCCACCCGATTGCGCGGCTGGGCCACGACCTCGGTGTCGACCGACGCCGAGTAACGGCCTTGGGCAACGTACTGGCGCTGCAACTCGTTGCGCACGCCTTCAAGGGTTGCGCGCTGGAAAATCTCGCCTTCGGCCAGGCCCGATTGCTTCATGCCTTTCATCAAATCGTCGGTGGAGATCGCCTTGTTGCCCTCGAACTCGATGCTGGCAACCGAAGGCCGTTCGACAACATTGATAATCAGCACGTCGCCTTCGCGGCTCAACTGGATGTCCTGGAAGAACCCGGTCTTGAACAACGCGCGAGTGGAATCCACCAGGCGCCGGTCATCGGCTTCGTCGCCGACGTTCAGCGGCAATGCGCCGAACACACTGCC
It encodes:
- the bamA gene encoding outer membrane protein assembly factor BamA, translated to MNFSRLLCSVALLLNASLALAQGFKISDIRINGLQRVSAGSVFGALPLNVGDEADDRRLVDSTRALFKTGFFQDIQLSREGDVLIINVVERPSVASIEFEGNKAISTDDLMKGMKQSGLAEGEIFQRATLEGVRNELQRQYVAQGRYSASVDTEVVAQPRNRVGVKIKIDEGQVASIQHINVVGNTVFPDDALIDQFTLKTSNWLSFFKNDDKYAREKLSGDLERLRSYYLDRGYINMDITSTQVSMTPDKKHVYITVNIQEGQKYTVRDVKLSGELKVPQDQLQSLLLVQKGQVFSRKLMTTTSELITRRLGNEGYTFANVNGTPQVHDDDHTVEIIFSVDPGKRAYVNRINFRGNTKTADHVLRREMRQMEGGWASTYLIDQSKVRLERLGFFKEVNVETPAVAGLDDQLDVNYAVEEQASGSITASIGFAQSSGLILGGSITQNNFLGTGNYASLGLTRSSYQSKYNIGFTDPYFTTDGVSLGYNAFYSKTDYNKYYDDGVSYYAINSFGLGTTFGYPINETSRLTFGLTAQHDSIEPGTYSADEIYNFIEREGKEFTNFKANAGWSESTLNKGVLATRGHSQNLNLMVTVPGSDLSFYKIDYTGQTFLPISNDTALRLHTKLGYGNGYGSTDGLPFYESYTAGGEGTVRGFKSGTLGPRSTPATGAYASEGQAYYSDRSTDALGGNILITGGAEYLFPVPFIKDNKSVRTSVFWDMGSVYSDKCYLTTTQGCDGMDLSQMASSVGVGVTWYSPLGPLSFNLAYPIRTPENAEKQIFQFSMGQTF